From Marinoscillum sp. 108, a single genomic window includes:
- a CDS encoding Ppx/GppA phosphatase family protein yields the protein MRIAVIDMGTNTFHLILVEVANDDFRIVFREKVAVKIGEKGINHGMITDEAIGRALKTLKHFKEIIEKEKADQVFATATSAIRNAHNGNDLVQKIKDQTGIETRIISGLQEAEYIYYGVKRALPIGKMPALIMDIGGGSIEFIIGTDSEILWKQSFEIGGQRMVEKFQKSDPITNEQITSLKGYLKENLEELFEACTTFHPKTLIGSSGTFDTLSDIYRLTNGIEKAEEETEYPLTLEAFELIYSDLLLKTRAQRLEIPGMIPLRVDMIVVACVLIDFIISQLSLENIRVSAYALKEGVLLSTLHSLKKESAS from the coding sequence ATGAGAATCGCCGTAATAGACATGGGTACCAATACCTTCCACCTGATCCTGGTGGAAGTGGCAAATGATGATTTCCGAATCGTATTCCGAGAAAAAGTCGCCGTGAAAATCGGTGAGAAGGGTATCAATCACGGGATGATCACTGATGAGGCTATAGGTAGGGCGCTAAAAACACTGAAGCATTTCAAAGAGATCATAGAAAAGGAAAAAGCAGATCAGGTATTTGCTACAGCCACCAGCGCCATCCGAAATGCCCACAATGGCAATGACCTGGTGCAAAAGATCAAAGACCAAACAGGAATCGAAACCCGCATCATCTCAGGACTGCAAGAAGCTGAATACATCTATTACGGCGTAAAAAGAGCGCTCCCCATCGGCAAGATGCCAGCGCTTATTATGGACATTGGAGGCGGAAGTATTGAGTTCATTATTGGTACAGATAGTGAAATACTCTGGAAGCAAAGCTTTGAGATTGGTGGTCAGCGGATGGTCGAGAAATTTCAGAAAAGCGATCCCATCACAAATGAACAAATCACTTCTCTGAAAGGCTATCTGAAAGAAAACCTTGAAGAATTATTCGAAGCCTGTACGACTTTCCATCCTAAAACGCTGATAGGTTCATCGGGTACCTTTGATACACTCAGTGATATCTACAGACTGACCAACGGAATAGAAAAAGCAGAGGAAGAAACAGAGTATCCACTGACTTTGGAGGCTTTTGAGCTCATCTATAGTGACCTGCTGCTTAAAACCAGAGCACAACGCCTGGAAATCCCTGGCATGATTCCCCTGCGTGTAGACATGATCGTGGTGGCTTGCGTGCTGATAGACTTTATCATTAGCCAACTTAGTTTAGAGAACATTCGTGTCTCCGCCTATGCCCTCAAAGAGGGAGTGCTGCTCAGCACACTCCACTCCCTGAAAAAAGAATCGGCATCATAG